In a genomic window of Paracoccaceae bacterium:
- the uvrA gene encoding excinuclease ABC subunit UvrA — MAELKHIEVRGAREHNLKNIDVDIPRDQLVVITGLSGSGKSSLAFDTIYAEGQRRYVESLSAYARQFLDMMQKPDVDHISGLSPAISIEQKTTSKNPRSTVGTVTEIYDYMRLLFARVGTPYSPATGKPIEAQQVQDMVDRVMKMEEGTRAYLLAPIIRDRKGEYRKEFLELRKQGFQRVKVDGQFYELDEPPTLDKKFRHDIDVVVDRIVVREGLETRLADSLRTALDLADGIAVLETAPSEGEPERTTFSEKFACPVSGFTIPEIEPRLFSFNAPFGACPECDGLGVELFFDERLVVPDQNLKIYDGALAPWRKGKSPYFLQTIEAIAKHYKFKQTDKWKDLPENVQKVFLYGSGKEEIPFRYDEGGRVYQVTRVFEGVIPNMERRYRETDSNWIREEFERYQNNRSCGTCGGFRLRQEALAVKIAGLHVGEVVQMSIREAYDWCQTVPENLTNQKNEIARAILKEIRERLGFLNNVGLEYLTLSRNSGTLSGGESQRIRLASQIGSGLTGVLYVLDEPSIGLHQRDNDRLLLTLKNLRDQGNTVIVVEHDEEAIREADYVFDIGPGAGIHGGQVVSHGAPDVVAHDPTSITGQYLTGKREIAIPATRRKGNKKKLQVVKATGNNLQNVTVDYPLGKFVCVTGVSGGGKSTLTIETLFKTASMQLNGARQTPAPCETIKGLEHLDKVIDIDQRPIGRTPRSNPATYTGAFTPIRDWFAGLPEAKARGYKPGRFSFNVKGGRCEACQGDGVIKIEMHFLPDVYVECETCKGKRYNRETLEVTFKGKSIADILDMTVEDAQTFFQAVPSIREKMDALMRVGLGYIKVGQQATTLSGGEAQRVKLSKELSKRSTGRTLYILDEPTTGLHFEDVRKLLEVLHELVDQGNSVIVIEHNLDVVKTADHIIDIGPEGGDGGGRIVATGTPEKVAEAGDSYTGKYLKPMLNHTKRVAAE; from the coding sequence ATGGCCGAGTTAAAACATATCGAAGTGCGCGGCGCGCGCGAACACAATCTCAAGAATATCGATGTGGATATTCCGCGTGACCAACTCGTTGTGATTACGGGGCTTTCCGGGTCCGGCAAATCCTCTCTCGCCTTTGACACCATTTATGCCGAAGGCCAGCGTCGCTATGTCGAATCGCTTTCCGCCTATGCACGCCAGTTCCTCGATATGATGCAGAAACCGGACGTGGATCATATTTCCGGTCTGTCCCCGGCGATTTCGATTGAGCAAAAGACCACGTCGAAAAATCCGCGCTCCACTGTCGGCACGGTCACCGAGATTTACGACTACATGCGTTTGCTGTTTGCCCGCGTGGGGACGCCTTATTCCCCGGCCACTGGTAAACCCATCGAGGCACAGCAAGTACAGGATATGGTCGACCGCGTGATGAAAATGGAGGAGGGGACCCGCGCCTATTTGCTGGCCCCGATCATCCGGGATCGTAAAGGCGAATACCGTAAAGAATTTCTGGAACTGCGCAAACAGGGCTTCCAGCGCGTCAAAGTCGACGGGCAATTTTACGAATTGGACGAACCGCCTACGCTGGACAAGAAATTTCGCCATGACATCGATGTGGTGGTTGACCGCATCGTCGTGCGCGAGGGATTAGAAACGCGGTTGGCGGACAGTCTGCGCACAGCTCTTGATCTGGCGGATGGCATTGCGGTGCTTGAAACGGCCCCAAGTGAGGGCGAGCCGGAACGCACGACATTCTCGGAAAAATTCGCCTGCCCGGTGAGCGGTTTCACCATACCCGAAATTGAACCACGGCTGTTTTCGTTCAATGCGCCTTTCGGAGCCTGCCCGGAATGCGATGGGCTTGGCGTCGAGCTGTTCTTTGATGAACGTCTTGTGGTGCCCGATCAGAACCTCAAAATCTATGACGGGGCGTTGGCGCCTTGGCGCAAAGGGAAAAGTCCGTATTTCCTGCAAACCATTGAAGCAATTGCGAAGCACTACAAGTTCAAGCAGACCGACAAGTGGAAAGACCTGCCTGAGAATGTACAGAAGGTTTTTTTATACGGGTCCGGCAAGGAAGAGATTCCGTTTCGCTATGATGAAGGTGGTCGGGTCTATCAGGTGACCCGCGTTTTCGAGGGCGTAATCCCCAATATGGAACGCCGCTACCGCGAGACAGACAGCAATTGGATCCGCGAGGAATTCGAGCGCTATCAGAACAACAGATCCTGCGGCACCTGCGGCGGGTTCAGGCTGCGGCAAGAGGCACTGGCGGTCAAGATCGCGGGCCTGCATGTGGGCGAAGTCGTACAGATGTCGATCCGAGAGGCGTACGATTGGTGCCAAACTGTACCTGAAAACCTCACCAACCAGAAAAATGAAATTGCGCGCGCCATCCTCAAGGAAATTCGCGAGCGGCTCGGGTTTCTCAACAACGTGGGCCTCGAATACCTGACTCTCAGCCGCAATTCCGGCACGCTTTCGGGCGGCGAAAGCCAGCGTATCCGGTTGGCGAGCCAAATTGGATCCGGTTTGACGGGCGTCCTTTATGTGCTCGATGAGCCCTCCATCGGGTTGCACCAGCGGGACAATGACCGTTTGTTGCTGACGCTTAAAAACCTGCGTGATCAAGGCAATACCGTAATCGTGGTTGAGCACGACGAGGAGGCCATTCGCGAGGCGGACTATGTCTTCGACATCGGGCCGGGGGCGGGTATCCACGGCGGACAGGTTGTCAGCCACGGTGCGCCGGACGTGGTGGCGCATGATCCCACGTCGATCACGGGGCAATATCTGACAGGCAAGCGCGAAATTGCGATCCCCGCGACGCGTCGGAAGGGGAACAAAAAGAAACTGCAGGTGGTCAAAGCCACTGGAAACAATCTGCAAAATGTGACCGTCGACTATCCGCTGGGGAAATTTGTCTGCGTGACCGGGGTTTCTGGGGGCGGTAAATCCACCTTAACCATTGAGACTCTGTTCAAAACTGCGTCGATGCAATTGAACGGCGCGCGCCAGACGCCAGCCCCCTGTGAGACCATCAAAGGGCTGGAGCATTTGGACAAGGTGATCGATATTGACCAGCGCCCCATCGGGCGCACGCCGCGCTCCAACCCGGCCACCTACACCGGTGCTTTTACCCCGATCCGCGACTGGTTTGCTGGATTGCCCGAGGCGAAGGCGCGCGGGTATAAGCCTGGACGGTTCTCGTTCAACGTCAAAGGCGGGCGATGTGAGGCCTGTCAGGGCGACGGTGTCATCAAGATCGAGATGCATTTCCTGCCCGACGTCTACGTTGAATGTGAAACCTGCAAAGGCAAGCGTTATAACCGCGAAACTCTGGAAGTTACCTTTAAAGGCAAGAGCATAGCCGATATTCTTGATATGACAGTTGAAGACGCACAGACGTTCTTTCAGGCGGTGCCGTCGATCCGCGAAAAAATGGACGCGCTGATGCGGGTTGGTCTGGGCTACATCAAGGTCGGGCAGCAGGCGACCACACTGTCGGGTGGTGAGGCGCAGCGGGTCAAGCTTTCAAAGGAACTCAGCAAACGTTCAACCGGGCGCACGCTATATATCCTTGATGAACCCACCACGGGTCTGCATTTTGAGGACGTGCGCAAGCTGCTCGAAGTGCTGCATGAGCTGGTGGATCAGGGAAATTCAGTCATCGTCATCGAACACAATCTCGATGTGGTGAAAACAGCCGATCACATCATTGATATTGGTCCCGAAGGTGGCGATGGTGGGGGGCGTATTGTGGCCACTGGGACGCCTGAAAAGGTAGCCGAGGCGGGCGACAGCTATACCGGAAAATATCTGAAGCCGATGCTCAATCATACCAAACGGGTCGCGGCAGAATAG
- a CDS encoding MFS transporter, with product MNREKSDWFLIVALWGAGLGAAAQYGKFSAIFDQLPAIYPDAGASLGLVVSIVGMLGIIFGVAAGLLVARVRYRRALLLALWIGAAISVFQAFLPPLPLMLASRALEGLSHLAIVVAAPTLIAQLCAPKDRGLALTLWGTFFGVAFTILAWAGLPLVAWQGVPALLMAHAIYMAGFALYLGARLKTLRIDNPVPPLSMAKILRDHLVIYRSPSISAPAVGWLFYTFCFVSILTVLPPFLDPELRALVMGAMPLMSIASSMTLGVALLKRVSAVTVILMGFAGSALSIFWLWSVPGDPVGCLSLAAAMGLIQGASFAAVPQLNKTPATQAQANGAMAQMGNVGNTMGTPVMAVAVGAMGYAALPVLAGFAFILGGCAHLALARRRVRA from the coding sequence ATGAACCGTGAAAAATCAGACTGGTTTTTAATTGTCGCGCTCTGGGGGGCGGGCCTCGGCGCTGCGGCGCAATACGGCAAGTTCAGCGCTATTTTTGATCAATTACCCGCAATTTACCCTGATGCGGGTGCCTCTTTGGGCTTGGTGGTGTCAATTGTTGGCATGCTCGGAATTATTTTTGGCGTCGCGGCGGGTCTGTTGGTGGCGCGCGTGCGATATCGCCGCGCCTTGCTGCTGGCGCTCTGGATCGGGGCAGCCATATCCGTGTTTCAAGCATTTTTGCCGCCGCTCCCATTGATGCTGGCCAGCCGGGCGCTTGAAGGCCTGTCGCATCTGGCCATCGTTGTGGCAGCGCCAACCCTGATCGCGCAACTTTGCGCGCCCAAAGACCGGGGCCTTGCGCTCACGCTCTGGGGCACATTCTTTGGCGTGGCCTTCACCATCCTTGCCTGGGCTGGATTGCCGCTGGTGGCCTGGCAGGGAGTGCCCGCTCTGCTGATGGCACATGCGATTTACATGGCCGGATTCGCGCTTTACCTCGGGGCCCGCTTGAAGACCTTGCGCATCGACAACCCGGTGCCGCCGCTGTCGATGGCCAAGATCCTGCGCGACCATCTGGTGATCTATCGCTCACCTTCCATTTCCGCGCCGGCGGTCGGATGGCTGTTTTATACCTTTTGTTTTGTCTCGATCCTGACTGTTCTGCCGCCATTTCTTGATCCCGAATTGCGGGCGCTGGTGATGGGGGCCATGCCGCTGATGAGCATTGCCTCCTCAATGACGTTAGGCGTGGCTCTGTTGAAAAGGGTGTCGGCAGTCACCGTGATTCTGATGGGTTTTGCGGGCAGCGCCCTCAGTATTTTCTGGTTATGGAGTGTACCTGGTGATCCTGTGGGCTGTCTCAGCCTCGCCGCTGCCATGGGCCTCATTCAGGGGGCAAGTTTTGCTGCCGTCCCACAGCTCAATAAAACCCCGGCGACCCAGGCGCAGGCCAATGGGGCGATGGCGCAAATGGGCAATGTTGGAAACACAATGGGAACCCCTGTGATGGCGGTGGCGGTTGGTGCCATGGGCTATGCCGCTTTGCCTGTTTTGGCGGGGTTTGCATTTATTTTGGGCGGCTGCGCGCATCTGGCGCTGGCACGACGGCGCGTTCGCGCTTGA
- the lpdA gene encoding dihydrolipoyl dehydrogenase: MAAKSFDLIVIGAGPGGYVAAIRGAQLGMSVAIIEREHLGGICLNWGCIPTKAMLRSSEVFHLMHRAKEFGLKADNIGYDLDAVVKRSRKVAGQLSGGIGHLMKKNKVTVFMGEASIPAKGKVAVKTDKGSEDLTAKNIVLATGARARTLPGLEADGDLVWTYKHALEPKHMPKKLLVIGSGAIGIEFASFYNTLGADTTVVEVMDRVLPVEDAEISAFAKKAFEKQGMKIMQKAMVKQLDRDPKKGGGGKVTAHIEVGGKVEKHDFDTVISAVGIVGNTEGLGLEALGVKVDRTHVVTDEYCRTGVDGLYAIGDIAGAPWLAHKASHEGVMVADLIAGKHAHPVKPETIAGCTYCHPQVASVGYSEAKAKELGYEIKVGRFPFIGNGKAIALGEPEGMIKTIFDAKTGELLGAHMVGAEVTELIQGYVVGRQLETTEEDLMNTVFPHPTLSEMMHESVLDAYDRVIHM, from the coding sequence ATGGCTGCGAAATCCTTTGATCTTATTGTGATTGGGGCAGGTCCCGGCGGATATGTCGCCGCCATACGTGGTGCGCAGTTAGGGATGTCCGTAGCCATCATTGAACGCGAACATCTGGGCGGGATTTGTCTGAACTGGGGCTGTATTCCCACGAAGGCCATGCTGCGGTCGTCTGAAGTGTTTCATCTGATGCACCGGGCCAAGGAGTTCGGGCTAAAAGCTGACAATATCGGGTACGATCTTGATGCTGTGGTCAAACGCTCGCGCAAAGTCGCGGGACAGCTTTCCGGCGGCATCGGTCATCTGATGAAGAAAAACAAGGTGACCGTTTTCATGGGCGAGGCGTCGATTCCCGCCAAGGGCAAAGTCGCAGTGAAAACCGACAAGGGATCTGAGGATCTGACAGCCAAGAACATCGTGCTGGCGACAGGCGCGCGGGCGCGTACACTGCCTGGCCTCGAGGCAGATGGCGACCTTGTCTGGACCTACAAACACGCTCTTGAGCCCAAGCATATGCCGAAAAAGCTGCTTGTGATTGGATCCGGGGCGATTGGGATCGAGTTTGCCAGCTTCTACAATACACTGGGCGCGGATACGACTGTGGTCGAGGTCATGGATCGCGTCCTGCCAGTTGAAGACGCCGAGATTTCAGCCTTTGCCAAGAAAGCCTTCGAAAAGCAGGGCATGAAGATCATGCAAAAAGCCATGGTCAAACAGCTTGATCGTGATCCGAAAAAAGGCGGTGGCGGCAAGGTCACCGCACATATTGAAGTGGGCGGCAAAGTCGAAAAACACGATTTTGATACGGTGATTTCCGCCGTCGGGATCGTTGGCAATACCGAAGGGCTGGGGCTTGAGGCCCTGGGCGTCAAGGTGGACCGCACACATGTTGTGACAGATGAATACTGTCGCACCGGCGTGGACGGGTTGTATGCCATTGGCGATATCGCAGGCGCGCCGTGGTTGGCGCATAAGGCAAGCCATGAGGGCGTAATGGTCGCGGATCTGATCGCTGGCAAACACGCCCATCCGGTGAAACCCGAAACCATCGCGGGCTGTACTTATTGTCATCCGCAGGTCGCCTCGGTCGGTTACTCCGAAGCCAAGGCCAAGGAATTGGGCTATGAGATCAAAGTCGGGCGCTTCCCTTTCATCGGCAATGGCAAGGCCATCGCATTGGGCGAACCCGAGGGCATGATCAAAACCATCTTTGACGCCAAAACCGGCGAATTGCTGGGCGCTCATATGGTGGGCGCTGAGGTGACCGAACTGATCCAGGGCTATGTGGTCGGCCGCCAGTTGGAAACCACCGAAGAAGACCTGATGAACACGGTTTTCCCGCACCCCACGCTATCGGAAATGATGCATGAAAGTGTGTTGGATGCCTATGACCGCGTCATTCATATGTAG
- a CDS encoding DUF924 family protein: MVGPAEILSFWLDDIGPDGWYKQVDATDSAMRKRFEPTWQGALQGKFSLWLTYPTGALAYIILMDQFPRNMFRGTSQAFSSDKVALAAAKSAIDKRWDMRIDEPARQFFYLPLMHSENLCDQERCVRLMCERMPVHGAENLLHARAHRAVIREYGRFPFRNDAMGRTLTGPEAEFVARGGYGDMIRSLQADKAA, translated from the coding sequence ATGGTTGGCCCCGCAGAAATCCTGAGCTTTTGGCTGGATGATATCGGTCCGGACGGATGGTACAAACAAGTTGACGCAACCGACAGCGCGATGCGCAAACGGTTCGAGCCCACATGGCAGGGCGCGCTTCAGGGCAAGTTTTCGCTCTGGCTGACATATCCCACCGGTGCTTTGGCCTACATCATTTTGATGGACCAGTTTCCGCGCAATATGTTCCGTGGCACGTCACAGGCATTTTCCAGCGACAAAGTGGCTTTGGCGGCTGCAAAATCTGCCATCGACAAGCGATGGGATATGCGCATTGACGAACCGGCGCGCCAGTTTTTCTATCTTCCGCTTATGCATTCGGAAAATCTCTGTGATCAGGAACGCTGTGTGCGCCTGATGTGCGAGCGTATGCCGGTGCATGGGGCTGAGAACCTGTTGCATGCACGGGCACATCGCGCTGTGATCCGGGAATATGGCCGGTTTCCGTTCCGCAATGATGCCATGGGCCGCACGTTGACAGGTCCGGAGGCCGAGTTCGTCGCGCGCGGTGGATATGGTGACATGATCCGCAGCTTGCAGGCGGATAAGGCTGCATAA
- a CDS encoding MFS transporter, with the protein MLQVLSSAWALLLGMSLLMVGNGMQGTLLGIRGEIEGFSTLEMSIVMSAYFAGFLGGSRMAPGMIRRVGHVRVFAALASLISAVMILYPTFAEVWVWTLGRVLIGFCFSAVYVTAESWLNNSATNENRGQALSLYMIVQTAGIVLSQALLLTADPSGYVLFVIPSVLVSIAVTPILLSISPTPAFDSTKPMSLRQLAGFSPLGCVGMFLLGGVFSAQFGMAPVYGAKAGLSVAQISTFVATFFVGAVVLQYPIGWISDRMDRRFLILVVSAVGVAGSVLGMVLGAQFSMLLASAFLVGGMSNPLYSLLIAHTNDFLEHEDMAAASGGLIFINGLGAIMGPIITGYMMDSVGPGGFYLFTGVLFAMLVAYAGYRSTVGRTVEETGAYVAVTPSSTPIVLEYAQEYAIESELSDENSTSSS; encoded by the coding sequence ATGCTGCAGGTATTATCTAGCGCTTGGGCGCTATTGCTGGGGATGTCGCTCCTGATGGTCGGCAATGGGATGCAGGGCACATTGCTCGGTATTCGCGGTGAAATCGAAGGGTTCTCCACGTTAGAGATGTCGATTGTCATGTCGGCCTATTTCGCTGGTTTTCTGGGGGGCTCGCGCATGGCGCCGGGCATGATCCGCCGGGTGGGCCATGTTCGTGTCTTTGCCGCCTTGGCCTCTTTGATCTCGGCCGTGATGATCCTCTATCCGACCTTTGCAGAGGTCTGGGTATGGACATTGGGCCGCGTTTTGATCGGCTTCTGTTTCTCGGCGGTCTATGTCACGGCAGAAAGCTGGCTCAATAATTCTGCGACAAACGAAAACCGGGGGCAGGCGCTGTCGCTATACATGATCGTTCAAACCGCAGGCATTGTTCTCAGTCAGGCGTTGCTGCTGACAGCGGACCCTTCGGGCTATGTTTTGTTTGTCATTCCTTCGGTGCTGGTCTCCATCGCTGTTACGCCAATATTGCTGTCCATCAGCCCGACACCTGCATTTGATAGCACAAAGCCGATGAGTCTGAGGCAACTCGCAGGCTTTTCGCCACTTGGGTGTGTTGGCATGTTTCTTTTGGGCGGGGTCTTTTCGGCGCAATTCGGGATGGCGCCAGTTTATGGAGCCAAGGCCGGATTGTCGGTTGCTCAGATTTCGACCTTTGTGGCGACGTTTTTTGTCGGCGCAGTCGTTTTGCAATACCCCATTGGATGGATTTCGGACCGAATGGACCGCCGTTTCCTCATTCTGGTCGTTTCAGCGGTGGGGGTGGCAGGTTCTGTCTTGGGGATGGTGTTGGGCGCGCAATTCAGCATGTTGCTGGCCTCTGCTTTTTTGGTCGGGGGCATGTCAAACCCGCTTTATTCGCTGTTGATCGCGCACACCAATGATTTTCTGGAACATGAAGACATGGCTGCGGCGTCTGGTGGGTTGATCTTCATTAATGGTTTGGGGGCCATCATGGGGCCGATCATTACCGGCTATATGATGGACTCGGTTGGTCCGGGTGGATTTTACCTGTTCACCGGGGTGCTGTTCGCGATGCTGGTTGCTTATGCGGGGTATCGTTCGACCGTCGGCAGAACCGTGGAAGAAACCGGGGCTTACGTGGCCGTTACGCCGTCCTCGACACCCATTGTTTTAGAATATGCGCAAGAATACGCCATTGAGAGTGAATTAAGCGACGAAAACAGCACAAGTAGCAGTTGA
- the queA gene encoding tRNA preQ1(34) S-adenosylmethionine ribosyltransferase-isomerase QueA, whose translation MKLSDFDFDLPENLIATRPAVPRTSARLLVAQGNLITDTVVSDLARFLNAGDRLILNDTKVIPARLSGVRRRHSAQGDTQARIEVTLLQPRSDGTWAALIKPLKKLKPGEEVIFSDDLSATLRGVEDGQGHLEFNLTGDDFDAALNAAGAMPLPPYIAAKRPADAQDKEDYQTVFARNKGAVAAPTASLHFDAALLAALADLGVEFSYVTLHVGAGTFLPVKVDDVRAHKMHSEWGQVSAQTAAEITDTKRAGGRIIPVGTTALRLIETAARSGQIKSWEGDTDIFIYPGFAFQVTDALMTNFHLPKSTLMMLVSALMGQDTVRDIYEHAINDAYRFFSYGDASLLFPK comes from the coding sequence ATGAAACTCAGCGACTTTGATTTTGACCTGCCCGAAAACCTGATTGCAACGCGACCTGCCGTGCCGCGCACTTCAGCGCGCCTGCTGGTTGCGCAAGGGAACCTGATCACGGACACGGTGGTATCAGATCTGGCCCGTTTTCTGAACGCGGGTGATCGCTTGATCCTGAATGATACCAAAGTCATACCAGCACGTCTGAGCGGGGTGCGCCGCCGGCACAGCGCTCAGGGTGACACACAAGCCCGCATCGAAGTCACGCTCTTGCAACCTCGCAGTGATGGCACATGGGCAGCATTGATCAAGCCGCTGAAAAAATTGAAGCCGGGCGAAGAGGTGATTTTCAGTGATGATCTGAGCGCCACATTACGCGGTGTCGAAGACGGGCAGGGACATCTTGAGTTCAATCTCACAGGGGATGACTTTGATGCCGCGCTGAATGCGGCAGGGGCCATGCCGCTGCCGCCCTATATCGCGGCCAAACGCCCGGCGGATGCGCAAGATAAAGAGGATTATCAGACGGTTTTCGCCCGTAACAAAGGCGCTGTTGCTGCCCCAACTGCCTCACTTCACTTTGATGCTGCGCTGCTTGCGGCATTGGCAGATCTGGGCGTGGAATTCAGTTACGTCACATTGCATGTCGGTGCGGGGACGTTTCTCCCGGTGAAGGTGGATGATGTGAGAGCGCATAAAATGCACTCAGAGTGGGGGCAGGTCAGCGCACAAACCGCCGCCGAGATCACCGACACGAAACGCGCAGGCGGGCGGATCATCCCGGTTGGAACAACAGCTTTGCGCCTGATTGAAACGGCTGCACGCAGCGGGCAGATCAAAAGCTGGGAAGGGGATACCGATATCTTTATCTACCCGGGCTTCGCATTTCAGGTCACGGATGCCTTGATGACAAACTTTCATCTGCCCAAATCGACGTTGATGATGCTGGTGTCCGCATTGATGGGGCAGGACACCGTGCGCGACATTTACGAACACGCCATCAATGACGCGTACCGTTTCTTTTCCTATGGAGACGCATCGCTTCTTTTCCCGAAATGA